In Natrinema amylolyticum, the DNA window AGCGCACAGCGAGCGGTCAGCGCGATCGAAGGCCACGGTGGCACGGGCGAATACCACCGCGAGCGCCGCACCGACGACGAGTAATGAAATCGGATATCCGGGTGTGTTCGGCGTGGCGCGAGGCCCACGACAGCCCGGTGTACACCCTTTCTGACACCTGTCCCGACTGCGGAGCCACGGCCGAAAACAGCGCTCCGGCACCGTTCGATCCGAACGATCCATACGGGGAGTACCGACGCGCTCTTAAACGTCGCCGCCGCTGATACGGTATGGACGAACTCGAGA includes these proteins:
- a CDS encoding RNA-protein complex protein Nop10 is translated as MKSDIRVCSAWREAHDSPVYTLSDTCPDCGATAENSAPAPFDPNDPYGEYRRALKRRRR